The DNA region CGAGAGCGTGGCCCCGAACACGAACACGACCGACCTGGTCGGCACCCGGCTGTTCACCTTCGAGCGCGACCCCGCCTCGCCCCTCCTCGAGCTGCTGGCCGCGGCCCGCAGCGATCCGGCCCAGGAACCGCCGATCGCCCCTGTCAGCCGGTTCACTGCGATCGCGGCCGACACCGCCCTGGTCCGGGTCAACATGCTCGGGGCCTACCGGATCGAGGCTCGGGGCAAGGAGGTGAGGGCCGGGCTGCGGGGCAAGGCCAAGGAGCTCCTGGCCTTCTACCTCCTCCACCCCGAGGGCACCACGCTGGAGCAGGCCACCGAGACCCTGTGGCCCGAGGTCGACGGCCGGCGAGGCTCGGAGTGGTTCTGGACGGCTCTCGGCAACCTCCGCAGCCGGTTGCGAACGGTTACCGGCGACCCCGACCTGAAAGTCATCGAACGCGAGGGCGACCAGTACAAGGTCGAGCCCGTGTTCGAGGTCGACCTGTGGGAGTTCGAGGGCGCGCTGGCGCGAGCCGAGGCTGCGGCCAGCAGCGAGAACCACGACTGGCCCGACCAGCTCCAGGACACGGCCGACCTCTACACCGGGGACCTCCTGGCCACCGCCGGCTGGCCGTGGGTGCGAGCCTGCCGGGAGGACCTACGAGGCCGGGCGGTGGACGTCCTGGTCTCGCTGGCCGGCGCCCGGGGTCGGGCCGGTGAAGTCAAAGCCGCCTTGGCCGCTCTCGAGCGGGCCATCGAGGTCGACCCCTTGGCCGAGCAGCTCTACCGGCGGGTCATGCGCCTGCACGCCAAGCTCTCCCAGCCCGACCAGGCCGACGCCGCCTTCAAGTCCCTGGTGGGCCGCCTCGGCGAGTTCGACCTGAGGCCCAGCCCCGAGAGCGAGAAGCTGCACACCGAGCTGTGCGCCGCCCCGAGCTGACCGCCCCACCCAGGCCCGGCTCCCGCGGGCCGGCGGTACGCTCCCGCTGAGGTGGACACTCTCGACCCCCTCGCCGCCCTCGAACGCATCGCCTACCTGCTCGAACGCACGGGGGCGCCGACCTACCGGGTCAGGGCGTTCCGGGGGGCGGCCGCCACCTTGCGCGACCTCGGGGCCGAGGAGGTGGCCCGGCGCAGTGCCGCTGGGCGACTGCGGGACCTGCCGGGCATTGGCCAGGTGACCGAGACGGTGGTGGCCGAGGCACTGGCCGGTGGCGTGCCCGCCTACCTGGCCAAGCTTGAGGAGGAGATCGGCGAGAGCGTGGCCGCCGACGACGAAGCCGCGGGCGCCTACCGGGCCGCCCTGAAG from Actinomycetota bacterium includes:
- a CDS encoding bacterial transcriptional activator domain-containing protein, encoding MLGAYRIEARGKEVRAGLRGKAKELLAFYLLHPEGTTLEQATETLWPEVDGRRGSEWFWTALGNLRSRLRTVTGDPDLKVIEREGDQYKVEPVFEVDLWEFEGALARAEAAASSENHDWPDQLQDTADLYTGDLLATAGWPWVRACREDLRGRAVDVLVSLAGARGRAGEVKAALAALERAIEVDPLAEQLYRRVMRLHAKLSQPDQADAAFKSLVGRLGEFDLRPSPESEKLHTELCAAPS